The following coding sequences are from one Methanohalophilus halophilus window:
- a CDS encoding DUF1699 family protein: MKIRVVSKRKEIETLDEGERVIHLAFRPSNKDIFDLVKRCKNVEVIQIPSSYRKTVSKSIEMFLEMEGIRLIEGDVWGHRKDINEYYSISPSVNERIKELKSEGMSDEEVARKIEREGKLNKDILLYILDNQ; the protein is encoded by the coding sequence ATGAAAATCAGAGTTGTCAGCAAAAGGAAAGAAATTGAAACACTCGATGAAGGGGAAAGAGTGATTCATCTGGCTTTCCGTCCGTCCAACAAGGACATATTTGATCTCGTTAAAAGATGTAAGAATGTGGAAGTGATCCAGATACCTTCATCTTATAGGAAAACTGTATCAAAATCCATTGAAATGTTCCTTGAGATGGAAGGAATCAGACTTATAGAGGGAGATGTATGGGGACACCGGAAAGACATAAATGAATATTACAGCATCTCGCCTTCTGTTAATGAAAGGATAAAGGAATTGAAATCTGAGGGCATGTCAGACGAAGAAGTTGCCAGAAAGATAGAAAGAGAGGGAAAGCTCAACAAGGACATTTTATTATATATACTCGATAATCAATGA
- the cobA gene encoding uroporphyrinogen-III C-methyltransferase, whose protein sequence is MNSGYGKVYLVGSGPGDPELLTIKARKLIDNAEVIVYDQLPGEAILQSMPETAEKIDAGKYAGNHKLTQTEINDLIVKKAEEGKSVVRLKGGDPYMFGRGGEEAEKLVQAGIDFEVVPGITSAIAVPAYAGIPVTHRDHASMVTFITGHEDPTKTKTGLDWENLARFPGTLVIFMGVKRLEQNMNALKKYGKLPTTPVAIVEKGTRPDQRITTGNIENIAEKAKEAGVKAPAITVVGDVVSVHDILGMQKVVWG, encoded by the coding sequence ATGAATAGCGGATACGGGAAAGTATATCTTGTTGGGTCCGGCCCCGGAGATCCGGAACTGCTCACAATAAAAGCAAGAAAGTTGATAGACAACGCAGAGGTCATCGTCTATGACCAGTTGCCAGGAGAAGCAATCCTGCAGAGTATGCCTGAAACGGCAGAAAAAATAGATGCAGGAAAGTATGCAGGCAACCATAAACTAACCCAGACAGAAATCAACGATCTGATAGTGAAAAAGGCAGAAGAAGGAAAAAGTGTCGTTCGATTAAAGGGAGGGGACCCCTATATGTTCGGCAGGGGCGGCGAAGAGGCTGAAAAACTTGTGCAGGCAGGAATCGATTTTGAGGTTGTACCAGGTATCACCTCTGCAATTGCAGTACCTGCTTATGCCGGAATCCCTGTAACCCACAGGGACCATGCATCGATGGTTACATTCATTACCGGCCATGAAGACCCGACCAAAACAAAAACCGGCCTTGATTGGGAAAACCTGGCCCGCTTCCCGGGTACCCTGGTCATTTTTATGGGAGTGAAAAGGCTGGAGCAGAATATGAATGCACTGAAAAAATATGGCAAGCTGCCGACAACTCCGGTAGCAATTGTTGAAAAAGGAACCCGGCCCGATCAGAGGATCACCACAGGAAATATTGAGAACATAGCAGAAAAAGCAAAGGAAGCCGGTGTAAAGGCCCCTGCAATAACAGTTGTGGGTGATGTGGTTTCCGTACATGATATCCTGGGTATGCAAAAGGTCGTATGGGGATAA
- a CDS encoding uroporphyrinogen-III synthase, whose protein sequence is MDKKSNTIAIMRPHNYLAKSREMAQSMGYEVFEAPMIELKDMEDDMFDTFTDHVLSGKSDYVIFTSANGIDHTLDKVDDRNEFTNSLNRTKVIAIGPNTKKRLEELDIGVLGIPGVYSSEGLVEYLCPDVKGKIVDTARSAYGSILLIEGLEKCGASVLETQVYTLVRPEGDKQRELIKRAASGDIAIFAFTSSMMVRNFFSLAEEMGKTDDIKEVMKKSIVAAIGTPTANTIQEYGVETTIKPCKYTFDEMLKTIKDEYFD, encoded by the coding sequence ATGGACAAAAAGAGTAATACAATAGCAATAATGAGGCCACACAATTACCTCGCAAAATCCCGTGAGATGGCACAATCCATGGGATATGAGGTATTCGAGGCACCAATGATCGAGTTGAAGGACATGGAAGATGACATGTTCGACACATTCACAGACCATGTCCTTTCTGGAAAAAGTGACTATGTGATATTTACCAGTGCCAATGGTATAGACCATACCTTGGACAAGGTAGATGACAGGAATGAATTCACAAATTCCCTGAACAGGACAAAAGTAATAGCCATCGGACCAAATACCAAAAAAAGACTGGAAGAACTTGATATTGGAGTTCTTGGTATACCTGGTGTCTACAGCTCAGAAGGACTGGTTGAATATCTGTGTCCTGATGTGAAGGGAAAGATAGTGGATACCGCACGCAGTGCCTATGGTTCAATCCTGCTTATAGAAGGGCTTGAAAAGTGTGGTGCATCTGTTCTGGAAACACAGGTATATACACTCGTGCGACCCGAAGGAGACAAGCAGAGAGAACTTATTAAAAGGGCAGCATCCGGGGATATTGCCATTTTTGCCTTCACAAGTTCCATGATGGTACGCAATTTCTTCAGCCTGGCAGAAGAGATGGGAAAAACCGATGATATAAAGGAAGTAATGAAAAAGTCTATTGTGGCTGCAATTGGTACTCCTACAGCAAATACCATTCAGGAATATGGCGTGGAAACAACTATAAAACCCTGCAAGTACACCTTCGATGAAATGCTAAAAACCATTAAAGACGAATACTTTGACTGA
- the ahbC gene encoding 12,18-didecarboxysiroheme deacetylase, with product MIGISKLYCGTVEPSDALRYGRHSSRLPSHLLQFSKDKKPVVVWNITRKCNLKCIHCYAQADDKDFEDELSTEEGKRLIDDLAEFKTPVILFSGGEPLVRKDLPELAEYAVSKGLRAVISTNGTLIDMDMAKKLKEIGLSYVGISIDGTEETNDRFRGQQGAFKKALEGVHNCMKAGIKVGLRFTINKSNFREIPAIFDLLEEEGIPRICFYHLVYAGRGSDLIKQDLTHEESRETLDLIMDRTKQLYEKGIKPEVLTVDNHCDAPYLYMKLKDEEPERAAEVLDLMKMNGGNSTGVGIGCVSWDGTVHPDQFWRHYTIGNIRDRPFSEIWTDLSDNLLAGLKDRKPLLKEHAKRCGQCKWLDICNGNFRVRAEAVYGNAWADDPACYLTDEEIGLE from the coding sequence ATGATCGGTATTTCAAAGCTCTATTGCGGAACTGTCGAACCATCGGATGCCCTGAGATATGGACGGCACTCCTCCAGATTACCTTCCCACCTACTCCAGTTCTCAAAGGACAAGAAACCTGTTGTGGTTTGGAATATCACCCGCAAATGTAACCTCAAATGCATTCACTGTTATGCCCAGGCAGACGATAAAGATTTTGAGGATGAACTATCCACAGAAGAAGGAAAAAGACTCATCGATGACCTTGCAGAGTTCAAAACACCTGTCATACTTTTTTCCGGAGGGGAACCTCTTGTCAGGAAAGATCTGCCAGAATTGGCCGAATATGCAGTCTCAAAGGGCCTAAGAGCAGTAATTTCCACAAATGGCACACTAATAGACATGGATATGGCAAAAAAACTAAAGGAAATCGGCCTGTCCTACGTTGGAATTTCTATTGACGGCACAGAAGAGACAAATGATAGGTTCCGGGGACAACAGGGAGCTTTCAAAAAGGCGCTTGAAGGTGTCCACAACTGCATGAAAGCAGGGATCAAGGTTGGCCTGCGTTTTACAATCAATAAAAGTAATTTCCGGGAAATTCCTGCAATATTCGACCTGCTGGAAGAAGAAGGAATTCCACGGATTTGTTTCTATCATCTTGTATATGCAGGCAGGGGCAGCGACCTCATAAAACAAGACCTGACACATGAAGAAAGCCGGGAAACATTAGACCTGATTATGGATCGTACAAAACAGCTTTATGAAAAAGGGATTAAACCAGAGGTACTTACAGTGGACAATCATTGTGATGCCCCCTACCTCTACATGAAATTAAAGGACGAAGAGCCCGAGCGTGCGGCCGAGGTCCTCGATCTTATGAAAATGAACGGAGGCAATTCCACCGGTGTAGGAATTGGTTGTGTGTCCTGGGATGGAACAGTGCACCCTGATCAGTTCTGGCGCCACTATACCATAGGGAATATCAGGGATAGGCCTTTCAGCGAGATATGGACAGATCTCAGCGACAATTTACTGGCGGGCCTGAAAGATCGCAAGCCTCTATTGAAGGAACATGCAAAAAGATGTGGCCAGTGCAAGTGGCTGGACATCTGTAACGGAAATTTCCGTGTACGTGCAGAAGCTGTTTATGGCAATGCCTGGGCAGATGACCCGGCCTGTTATCTTACAGATGAAGAGATCGGGCTGGAATAA
- a CDS encoding YgaP family membrane protein encodes MTFKDILLEENVGGFDLVFRALIGSVATIALAMDLVETSPWNWLVALVALAGLFTAMTRHCTPYHYLGINTAKK; translated from the coding sequence ATGACTTTCAAAGATATATTGCTCGAGGAAAATGTTGGCGGGTTTGACCTGGTTTTCAGGGCCCTCATTGGTTCAGTGGCAACGATTGCCCTGGCCATGGACCTTGTGGAAACCTCTCCCTGGAACTGGCTGGTTGCACTTGTGGCTTTGGCCGGATTATTTACGGCAATGACAAGGCACTGTACGCCCTACCATTATCTGGGTATCAATACCGCAAAAAAATAA
- a CDS encoding peroxiredoxin → MEETETTRMPLIGDEAPSFKATTTQGEINFPKDYKGKWVVLFSHPADFTPVCTTEFMTFATMEDEFRELNTELIGLSIDGIHAHIAWLRTIKEKIEYKGMKDVEVNFPVIADIKMEVAKKFGMVQLGASDTQAVRAVFIIDPKNKVRAILYYPLSNGRNMDEVKRLVIAMQKSDAEQIATPANWQPGDDVIIPPPGSCGMAKERVEAKEDDKYCLDWFMCFKKSKE, encoded by the coding sequence ATGGAAGAAACTGAAACTACAAGAATGCCTCTTATAGGCGATGAAGCACCGAGTTTTAAAGCAACAACTACACAGGGAGAAATAAACTTCCCTAAAGATTACAAAGGCAAATGGGTAGTTCTGTTCAGTCATCCGGCAGATTTTACACCGGTCTGTACTACCGAATTCATGACCTTTGCTACAATGGAGGATGAATTCAGGGAATTGAATACCGAACTCATCGGACTTTCCATTGATGGTATCCATGCACATATTGCTTGGCTGCGTACCATTAAAGAGAAAATCGAATATAAGGGTATGAAAGATGTAGAGGTTAATTTCCCTGTAATTGCGGATATCAAGATGGAAGTAGCAAAGAAATTCGGTATGGTCCAACTGGGTGCATCGGATACTCAAGCCGTACGTGCAGTATTCATTATCGACCCGAAGAACAAGGTACGTGCAATCCTCTATTACCCCCTCAGTAACGGACGGAACATGGATGAGGTCAAAAGACTTGTAATTGCCATGCAGAAATCGGATGCCGAACAGATTGCCACTCCGGCAAACTGGCAACCAGGTGATGACGTAATTATTCCTCCACCGGGTTCATGTGGTATGGCAAAGGAACGGGTTGAGGCCAAAGAAGACGATAAGTATTGTCTCGACTGGTTCATGTGCTTCAAGAAAAGTAAGGAGTAA
- a CDS encoding carboxymuconolactone decarboxylase family protein gives MSTNADKVKEVKGFLPRSIRYAQDINEDFSEALASFYAAVWEDREDGLSMKEKHLLVFSIACSNNNSESAVKILERLKKFGATRTEITDCMMIAAWTGGIQNFTDFSRQVLKQMDKLEF, from the coding sequence ATGAGCACAAATGCAGATAAGGTGAAGGAAGTCAAAGGTTTCCTGCCACGCTCCATAAGGTATGCCCAGGACATAAATGAAGACTTCTCTGAAGCTCTTGCATCATTTTATGCTGCTGTGTGGGAAGACAGGGAAGATGGTCTCTCCATGAAGGAGAAACACCTTCTTGTCTTTTCCATTGCCTGTTCAAATAATAACAGTGAAAGCGCTGTGAAAATTCTTGAAAGACTCAAGAAATTTGGAGCGACCCGTACTGAGATCACGGATTGTATGATGATTGCTGCCTGGACAGGTGGTATCCAGAATTTCACTGATTTCAGCAGACAGGTATTAAAGCAGATGGATAAATTGGAATTTTGA
- a CDS encoding desulfoferrodoxin family protein, with the protein MDIEELIKGKVSEGKEKHVPDISIGKSHGSDVDDLVTVHVGKEVAHPNTIEHHIVWLELYGVKKGEPAAGSNYGGDKYGQIVDLGRAEFGPSFTEPLARFKVNVADFKAVFAISYCNVHGLWQNIIEL; encoded by the coding sequence ATGGATATTGAGGAATTAATTAAAGGAAAAGTATCTGAAGGCAAAGAGAAACATGTACCTGACATTTCAATAGGCAAGTCCCATGGTTCAGATGTGGATGACCTGGTGACGGTCCATGTGGGAAAGGAAGTTGCCCACCCCAATACTATTGAGCATCATATTGTATGGCTTGAGTTGTATGGTGTGAAAAAGGGAGAACCTGCTGCAGGCTCGAATTACGGTGGGGATAAATATGGCCAGATCGTGGACTTGGGACGTGCAGAATTCGGTCCTTCATTTACCGAACCCCTTGCAAGGTTTAAGGTGAATGTTGCCGATTTCAAAGCTGTGTTTGCTATATCCTATTGCAATGTGCATGGCCTTTGGCAAAATATCATCGAACTTTAA
- a CDS encoding ferritin — protein sequence MLSEKMTEALNEQINREMYSAYLYMAMSAASSYKGLDGFSNWFMVQYQEEMTHAMRIYDYLNEQGAQIQLKAIEQPPKEFGTPLEMFKATLEHEQFITRSINELVTLANEEKDYATNIFLQWFVTEQIEEESNDNEIISKLQLAGEEGNGLFMIDKELGARAFTPPAQEGQ from the coding sequence ATGTTAAGTGAAAAGATGACCGAAGCATTAAATGAGCAGATAAACAGGGAGATGTATTCTGCCTATCTTTATATGGCAATGTCAGCTGCAAGTTCCTATAAAGGACTTGACGGCTTTTCGAACTGGTTCATGGTACAGTATCAGGAAGAAATGACTCATGCTATGCGCATATATGATTACTTGAATGAACAGGGAGCACAGATCCAGCTTAAGGCAATAGAGCAGCCACCAAAGGAATTTGGTACTCCTCTTGAGATGTTCAAAGCTACCCTTGAACATGAACAGTTTATCACAAGATCAATCAATGAACTGGTAACTCTTGCAAATGAGGAGAAGGATTATGCAACAAACATTTTCCTCCAATGGTTTGTCACCGAACAGATCGAAGAAGAGAGCAATGATAATGAGATAATCAGCAAACTCCAGCTTGCAGGTGAAGAGGGAAATGGCCTGTTCATGATTGACAAGGAACTTGGTGCAAGGGCTTTTACCCCGCCGGCACAGGAAGGACAATAA
- the cca gene encoding CCA tRNA nucleotidyltransferase, with protein MLPLEQKVLERIKPSLEEKEKLEQTASYLMRRAIQIAKKEHITDVKVQLVGSAARNTWITGTHDLDIFISFDPSLPREKLEEYGLFIGHELAKEGRFWEEGYAEHPYTKMNYAGFDVDIVPCYRVTDASRIISAVDRTPFHNRFIKEKIEGLEDEVLLLKQFMKAGGTYGSELKTRGFSGYLTELLIIHYGSFKNVLEAAAVWEPNQKIEFLKPTKEFIEPLQVIDPTDAGRNVAAALSLDKFCLFIDLCRQYLEEPKESCFSKKITTPLSDGEIIQRMNKRTSSIIALKFQTPEVVEDILYPQLFKMQKSVEALLEKQDFRPIKSDIWVGKDVVLIIELENAQIATVKKHRGPPVWVKQHAEMFRKKYTDRRDVFAFYIEDGKYVVEVPRKYTTASSLLENEIHNCSLGKQVSKSLKDEYEILSGKNILQIKDTNYRAFLNEFL; from the coding sequence ATGCTGCCTCTTGAACAAAAAGTGCTGGAACGTATAAAGCCTTCATTGGAAGAGAAAGAAAAACTGGAACAAACTGCCAGTTATCTGATGAGAAGAGCGATTCAGATAGCCAAAAAAGAACATATTACCGATGTGAAGGTCCAGCTGGTAGGCTCAGCTGCTCGCAATACATGGATTACCGGCACACATGATCTTGATATATTCATAAGTTTTGACCCATCCCTCCCACGGGAAAAACTTGAAGAGTATGGTTTGTTCATAGGGCACGAACTTGCAAAAGAAGGCCGGTTCTGGGAAGAAGGTTATGCAGAACACCCTTACACCAAAATGAACTATGCGGGATTTGATGTAGATATTGTCCCCTGCTACCGTGTAACCGATGCTTCCAGAATAATCTCAGCTGTTGACAGGACACCTTTTCACAACCGCTTCATAAAAGAAAAAATCGAGGGTCTGGAGGATGAAGTGCTTTTACTCAAACAGTTCATGAAAGCCGGAGGGACATATGGCTCAGAACTGAAAACCCGGGGTTTCTCAGGATATCTCACCGAACTTCTCATAATCCATTACGGCTCTTTCAAAAACGTGCTTGAAGCCGCAGCAGTGTGGGAGCCGAATCAGAAAATAGAGTTCCTGAAACCCACAAAGGAATTTATCGAACCTCTTCAGGTGATTGATCCCACAGATGCAGGAAGAAACGTAGCCGCTGCTCTATCACTTGACAAGTTTTGTCTTTTCATTGATCTCTGCCGCCAATACCTGGAAGAGCCAAAGGAATCCTGCTTTTCAAAGAAAATCACAACCCCCCTATCTGATGGTGAAATAATCCAGAGAATGAATAAAAGAACAAGCTCCATAATTGCGCTGAAGTTCCAGACCCCCGAAGTTGTAGAAGATATACTGTATCCCCAGCTTTTCAAAATGCAAAAGTCAGTGGAAGCATTACTTGAAAAACAGGACTTCCGACCCATTAAAAGTGATATATGGGTAGGCAAGGACGTCGTACTTATCATTGAACTTGAAAATGCCCAAATTGCAACTGTAAAAAAACACAGAGGGCCTCCGGTATGGGTTAAACAACATGCTGAGATGTTCAGGAAGAAATACACCGACCGGAGAGATGTTTTTGCATTCTACATAGAAGACGGGAAATATGTAGTTGAAGTTCCACGCAAATATACAACTGCCTCTTCATTACTTGAAAATGAAATTCACAACTGTTCCCTGGGAAAACAGGTTTCAAAGAGCCTTAAAGACGAATATGAAATCCTGTCCGGAAAAAATATCCTGCAAATAAAGGATACCAACTACCGGGCTTTTCTCAATGAATTCCTTTAA
- a CDS encoding DNA-3-methyladenine glycosylase family protein: MYSIPTSCFDLDYTLDCGQVFRWSKEDDWWHGVVQGDYVHAFYEKEAWTLYIDSRLPVEFFVKYFRLDDDLPYIFSSIDHDSYLHEAISKYRGLRLVMQDPWECLVSYMIATASNIPRIMKSIEKLSRLLGEEIVDGIYAFPEISALAACCGEDLCDCSLGFRARRLVKAARMIESGELDLYGLYDMDYFQAKQQLMTIEGIGDKVADCILLFSYGKMEAFPVDTHVDKVIRNYYSDSFEGPYTKPKMAEWARSYFGHYCGYAQQYLFYQHRLEGKLGSGMD; this comes from the coding sequence ATGTACAGTATACCGACTTCATGTTTTGATCTTGACTACACTCTGGATTGTGGTCAGGTATTTCGCTGGTCAAAAGAAGATGACTGGTGGCACGGTGTGGTACAGGGAGATTATGTACATGCCTTCTATGAAAAGGAGGCGTGGACCCTTTACATTGATTCCCGTCTCCCGGTTGAGTTTTTTGTGAAATATTTCAGGCTGGACGATGACCTGCCCTATATCTTTTCCTCAATTGATCATGATTCATACTTACATGAAGCAATATCAAAATACAGGGGTTTGCGACTGGTTATGCAGGATCCCTGGGAATGTCTTGTATCTTATATGATAGCAACCGCTTCGAATATCCCCCGTATAATGAAATCCATCGAGAAACTTTCCCGGCTGCTGGGGGAGGAAATTGTTGATGGGATCTATGCCTTTCCTGAAATATCTGCCCTTGCAGCTTGTTGTGGTGAGGATCTTTGTGACTGCAGTCTGGGTTTCAGGGCACGCCGACTTGTCAAAGCTGCCCGGATGATAGAATCAGGAGAGTTAGATCTGTATGGGCTGTATGATATGGATTATTTCCAGGCCAAACAGCAATTGATGACTATAGAAGGCATCGGGGATAAGGTGGCTGATTGTATCCTCCTTTTCTCCTATGGAAAAATGGAAGCTTTTCCTGTGGATACCCATGTTGACAAGGTTATCAGAAATTATTATTCCGATAGTTTTGAAGGACCTTATACCAAACCCAAAATGGCTGAATGGGCAAGATCCTATTTTGGACATTACTGTGGTTATGCCCAGCAGTATCTTTTCTATCAGCACAGGCTTGAAGGTAAACTGGGCAGTGGAATGGATTAA
- a CDS encoding indolepyruvate oxidoreductase subunit beta, protein MTSNLSNFDLVIAGVGGQGAVKVSDIIGKAAVSEGMDVRAAETHGMAQRGGSVVNYVRVGCDLGSLIPCGSAQGMLALEPVEAMRYISDVAKDGIVVMNTSPIYPVTVTSGQCTYPDPQEIVASLEKDYRVVAFDAVALARQAGNMKTLNVVMLGAISSYLPIPEETLVECIRNMVPPKTIETNLSAFRLGRETTRQ, encoded by the coding sequence ATGACTTCCAATTTATCAAATTTTGATCTTGTGATAGCCGGTGTGGGAGGCCAGGGTGCTGTCAAGGTTTCCGATATAATAGGCAAGGCAGCGGTTTCTGAAGGAATGGATGTCCGGGCAGCAGAGACCCACGGGATGGCCCAACGTGGTGGTTCTGTTGTGAATTATGTAAGGGTTGGTTGCGATCTCGGTTCCCTCATTCCCTGCGGCAGTGCCCAGGGGATGCTGGCACTGGAGCCGGTAGAGGCAATGCGCTATATCAGTGATGTGGCAAAAGATGGAATTGTGGTGATGAATACCTCCCCGATTTATCCGGTAACCGTTACATCAGGACAATGCACCTACCCTGACCCACAGGAAATTGTTGCCAGCCTTGAAAAGGATTACAGGGTTGTGGCCTTTGATGCTGTGGCCCTTGCCAGACAGGCCGGGAATATGAAAACCCTGAATGTCGTGATGCTGGGCGCAATTTCCTCTTATCTCCCGATCCCCGAGGAAACACTGGTGGAATGTATAAGGAATATGGTACCTCCAAAGACCATCGAGACCAACCTGAGTGCATTCCGGCTGGGCAGGGAAACAACAAGACAGTAA
- the iorA gene encoding indolepyruvate ferredoxin oxidoreductase subunit alpha, whose protein sequence is MSGREYMLGNVAIARGIVEGAVDVVSGYPGTPSSEIVDTLASMKERDFYIEWSVNEKVAMEVAAGASMAGARSVVTMKHVGLNVAADPLMTLAYMGVKGGMVIIVADDPSCHSSQNEQDTRRYSVFSQIPCLEPSTPQQAKDMIPYAFELSEKYEIPVIFRSTTRISHGKSDIKLAPVRQKTGEIKFEKNPDRWVMVPKNARIRHPHLLSIQQDIRGELEVSGWNELTIEAESTVGIIACGTAAVYTKEALDRLGITASFLEIGTYPIPEDSIRQLLAKTEQVIVIEELEPVIEDQCKVIARDVGFETEIFGKADGLLPRTGEFNVDICMDGIAKAFGIDSCECKPAKQDMELPVRPPAMCPGCSHRGTFHVMKKVFGEDAVFPSDIGCYTLGIQHGTVDTTLCMGASISVASGIYDAGEKKPICCTIGDSTFFHTGINSLMNAIYNKSDITVLILDNRTTAMTGHQPNPGMGKTATREPTVEVEFDKLCSAMGAEFVEVVDPYDMDATEDVLERAKAYEGVSVVIAKRACVISAAREGIRYTPFMVDTDLCKGCRKCLKFGCPAIEFDEVSKKASINTMCSGCGLCVEICNFNAIMEVKK, encoded by the coding sequence ATGAGCGGTCGTGAATATATGCTAGGCAACGTTGCCATTGCCCGCGGTATTGTAGAAGGGGCTGTGGACGTTGTGTCCGGTTACCCAGGGACCCCTTCTTCTGAAATAGTGGATACTCTGGCTTCTATGAAAGAAAGGGACTTCTATATTGAATGGTCCGTAAATGAAAAGGTTGCAATGGAAGTGGCTGCCGGTGCCTCTATGGCAGGAGCCCGTTCCGTGGTTACCATGAAACATGTAGGTCTGAACGTAGCTGCTGATCCCCTGATGACTCTGGCATACATGGGTGTCAAGGGAGGCATGGTTATTATAGTGGCCGATGACCCTTCCTGCCATTCTTCCCAGAACGAGCAGGATACCCGCAGGTATTCCGTGTTCTCACAGATTCCCTGCCTTGAGCCATCAACCCCCCAGCAGGCCAAGGACATGATTCCTTATGCCTTTGAATTATCTGAAAAATATGAAATACCGGTAATCTTTCGCTCCACAACACGTATATCCCACGGGAAATCGGATATAAAACTGGCTCCAGTCAGGCAGAAGACAGGTGAAATTAAATTTGAAAAGAACCCTGACCGCTGGGTAATGGTTCCTAAAAATGCGAGAATACGTCATCCTCATCTGCTTTCGATACAGCAGGACATTCGCGGTGAGCTTGAAGTTTCCGGCTGGAATGAACTTACCATAGAAGCAGAGAGTACTGTTGGTATCATTGCTTGTGGAACAGCTGCAGTTTATACAAAAGAAGCGCTTGACAGGCTTGGTATTACCGCTTCTTTTTTGGAGATAGGGACGTATCCAATTCCAGAAGACAGTATTCGTCAACTTCTCGCTAAAACAGAACAGGTAATTGTGATAGAGGAACTTGAACCTGTTATTGAGGATCAGTGCAAGGTAATTGCAAGAGATGTAGGCTTTGAGACTGAAATCTTTGGGAAAGCAGATGGGCTTCTTCCCCGTACAGGTGAATTCAATGTTGATATTTGCATGGATGGAATTGCTAAAGCTTTTGGAATTGATTCATGTGAATGTAAACCTGCAAAGCAGGATATGGAACTGCCTGTCAGACCGCCTGCAATGTGTCCGGGTTGCTCCCACCGTGGTACTTTCCATGTCATGAAAAAAGTATTTGGTGAAGATGCGGTATTTCCCAGTGATATCGGTTGTTACACTCTCGGTATCCAGCACGGTACGGTGGATACCACTCTATGTATGGGAGCAAGTATCAGTGTTGCTTCGGGAATCTATGACGCCGGTGAGAAAAAACCCATATGTTGTACGATCGGTGATTCTACCTTTTTTCATACTGGGATTAACAGTTTAATGAATGCTATCTACAATAAATCTGATATTACTGTACTGATACTTGATAACAGGACTACGGCAATGACCGGTCACCAGCCCAATCCGGGTATGGGTAAGACGGCAACCCGTGAACCAACAGTAGAGGTTGAATTTGATAAATTGTGCAGTGCAATGGGTGCGGAATTCGTGGAGGTGGTTGACCCCTACGACATGGATGCCACGGAGGATGTACTGGAGCGGGCAAAAGCCTATGAAGGGGTTTCAGTTGTAATAGCCAAACGTGCCTGTGTAATTTCCGCAGCAAGGGAAGGCATAAGATACACTCCGTTTATGGTTGATACAGATCTCTGTAAAGGTTGCCGGAAATGCTTGAAATTTGGCTGCCCTGCAATTGAATTTGATGAGGTGTCCAAAAAAGCCTCCATTAATACAATGTGCAGTGGTTGTGGATTGTGTGTTGAAATATGCAATTTCAATGCTATCATGGAGGTGAAAAAATGA
- a CDS encoding helix-turn-helix domain-containing protein, with amino-acid sequence MIDFACKEFRLNDVIKCALNLTRADMKVIGLFFDTPEKWVNTEDIANDTGLDLSTVQRSVKKLHEKEILTKSQTNLDRGGYTYIYKLKEKNEIKEIIMQIVHKWVNKVDNELEAW; translated from the coding sequence ATGATAGACTTTGCCTGCAAAGAATTCCGTTTAAACGATGTCATCAAATGTGCCCTGAACCTTACAAGAGCCGATATGAAGGTCATCGGGTTATTCTTTGATACTCCGGAAAAATGGGTAAATACTGAAGATATAGCAAATGATACCGGGCTTGACCTTTCAACTGTCCAGAGATCCGTTAAAAAATTACATGAAAAAGAAATCCTTACCAAATCCCAAACAAACCTGGATCGTGGAGGATACACCTATATCTATAAACTGAAGGAAAAAAACGAAATAAAGGAAATTATTATGCAAATTGTACATAAATGGGTAAACAAAGTCGATAATGAACTGGAGGCATGGTGA